One genomic window of Brienomyrus brachyistius isolate T26 chromosome 16, BBRACH_0.4, whole genome shotgun sequence includes the following:
- the LOC125710235 gene encoding histone H2A, sperm-like, translating into MSGRGKKAVAKAKSSMSRSTRAGLQFPVGRVARLLRKGNYAARIGTGAAIYLTAILEYLCAEVLELAGNAARDNKKLRVTPRHIQLAVRNDEELNTLLGGVTISEGGVLPNIQAQLLPKKTVKGLKSSFHDDEGKDVQSQEF; encoded by the coding sequence ATGTCTGGTCGTGGTAAGAAGGCTGTTGCCAAAGCGAAGAGCTCCATGAGCCGTTCGACACGGGCCGGGCTGCAGTTCCCCGTGGGCCGCGTTGCCCGTCTGCTGCGAAAGGGAAACTATGCAGCCCGCATCGGCACAGGTGCTGCAATTTACTTGACCGCCATCCTGGAGTACCTGTGCGCCGAGGTCCTGGAGCTGGCTGGCAATGCCGCACGGGACAACAAGAAGCTGAGAGTCACTCCACGACACATCCAATTGGCCGTGCGTAATGATGAGGAGCTCAACACCCTGCTGGGTGGTGTCACCATTTCAGAGGGGGGTGTCCTGCCCAATATTCAGGCCCAGCTTCTGCCCAAGAAGACTGTCAAAGGCCTGAAGAGCTCCTTCCATGATGATGAAGGCAAAGACGTGCAGTCACAGGAGTTCTGA
- the tnfaip6 gene encoding tumor necrosis factor-inducible gene 6 protein codes for MPLPCRAMRTCSIIWLVCLLLEEAWAWGFKGGILHNSIWLEQAAGVYHRESRKGRYQLTYKEAKAVCEFEGGKLATYDQLEAARNIGLHVCSAGWFDKGRVGYPIVKVGARCGFGKVGIIDYGYRLNKSERWDVYCYNPNGKQCGGILTEQHRLINSPGYPDEYEDEQICYWHIRLRYGQRVQLRFLEFDVEDDTACLSDYLEIYDSYDDVTGFVGRFCGDDLPEDFISTGNVITLKFLSDSSVTAGGFQLEYFAVDSPTDSPAIITSSPTSLSDE; via the exons ATGCCCTTACCCTGTAGGGCAATGAGAACTTGTAGCATCATCTGGCTCGTCTGCCTGCTTTTGGAAGAAGCTTGGGCGTGGGGCTTTAAAGGCGGCATTCTTCACAACTCCATATGGCTCG AACAAGCAGCTGGAGTGTACCACCGTGAGTCACGCAAGGGGAGGTACCAGCTGACCTACAAGGAAGCCAAAGCCGTTTGCGAGTTTGAAGGGGGTAAACTGGCAACATATGACCAGCTGGAGGCAGCCCGTAACATAG GTCTCCATGTGTGCTCAGCTGGCTGGTTTGACAAGGGGCGAGTTGGCTACCCCATCGTTAAAGTGGGGGCCAGATGTGGCTTTGGCAAAGTTGGCATCATTGACTATGGTTACAGGCTGAACAAGAGTGAGCGGTGGGACGTCTATTGTTATAACCCCAATG GGAAGCAGTGTGGAGGAATTCTGACAGAGCAGCACAGACTTATTAATTCCCCTGGGTACCCAGATGAGTATGAGGATGAGCAGATCTGCTACTGGCACATTCGCCTACGCTACGGACAGCGGGTGCAGCTGCGCTTCCTGGAATTCGACGTGGAGGATGACACTGCCTGCCTCTCTGACTACCTTGAGATTTATGACAGTTATGATGACGTCACTGGCTTTGTTGGGAG ATTCTGCGGTGATGATTTGCCAGAGGACTTTATCAGTACAG GAAATGTCATCACACTGAAGTTTCTCTCCGACTCCTCTGTGACGGCTGGTGGATTCCAGCTGGAATACTTTGCGGTCGACTCACCTACAGACTCACCAGCAATCATCACCTCAAGTCCAACTTCGCTGAGCGATGAATGA